In Candidatus Hydrogenedentota bacterium, a genomic segment contains:
- the rpmC gene encoding 50S ribosomal protein L29 translates to MKAIELRDKDNATLLKYIKEREHDVSSFRMQVATGVVENVRAARAARRDIARIKTILRQREIAEAKGKN, encoded by the coding sequence GTGAAAGCGATCGAGCTCAGAGACAAAGACAACGCTACGTTGTTGAAATACATCAAAGAACGCGAACACGACGTAAGCAGCTTCCGCATGCAGGTCGCGACCGGCGTTGTGGAAAACGTCCGGGCCGCCCGCGCTGCCCGCCGCGACATCGCCCGGATCAAGACCATCCTCAGACAGCGCGAGATTGCCGAAGCGAAAGGTAAGAACTGA
- the rplP gene encoding 50S ribosomal protein L16, whose translation MLMPKRVKHRKQQRGRRTGAAKGGTNLDFGEYGLKALQDGWITARQLEAARIAITRHIKRGGKVFIRVFPDKPITKKPAEVRMGKGKGAPEAWVAVIKPGRIMFEVEGVSEELAREAISRAGYKLPIKTKFVKRA comes from the coding sequence ATGTTGATGCCCAAGAGAGTAAAACACCGCAAGCAACAGCGCGGCCGCCGCACCGGCGCCGCCAAGGGCGGTACGAATCTTGATTTCGGCGAATACGGCCTGAAGGCCCTGCAGGACGGCTGGATTACGGCCCGTCAGCTCGAGGCGGCCCGTATCGCCATCACGCGCCACATCAAGCGCGGCGGCAAGGTGTTCATCCGCGTGTTTCCGGACAAGCCGATTACGAAGAAGCCCGCCGAAGTGCGAATGGGTAAAGGTAAGGGCGCTCCGGAAGCCTGGGTGGCGGTGATCAAGCCCGGCCGTATCATGTTTGAAGTTGAAGGCGTATCCGAGGAGCTCGCCCGCGAGGCCATCAGCCGCGCCGGTTACAAGCTTCCCATCAAAACGAAATTTGTAAAGCGCGCCTAA
- the rpsC gene encoding 30S ribosomal protein S3, which produces MGQKVHPNGFRLGVIQNWSSLWYAQNKNYADLLHEDLKLRDYVKKRLYHTGVAKIDLERAGRKTKIHIYTARPGLVIGQRGAEVDKLRYELEQLTGHEMMINIHEVLSPELCATLVAESIAQQLERRMSFRRVMKKAVQNTMRLGAKGIRLRVAGRLNGAEIARSENTAEGSVPLHTLRANIDYGVATAHTTYGCIGVKCWIYQGDMLPGERVTTVGGERPAGQAAPAQAQRRPSGERQGGERQGGGGGRGPRKRSEQE; this is translated from the coding sequence GTGGGTCAAAAGGTACATCCAAACGGGTTCCGCCTCGGCGTGATCCAGAATTGGTCTTCGCTGTGGTACGCGCAGAACAAGAACTATGCCGACCTCCTTCACGAGGACCTGAAACTGCGCGACTACGTCAAGAAGCGGCTGTACCATACCGGTGTCGCCAAGATTGACCTGGAGCGCGCCGGCCGTAAAACCAAGATCCATATCTACACGGCCCGTCCCGGCCTGGTCATCGGCCAGCGCGGGGCGGAGGTGGACAAGCTCCGCTACGAGCTGGAACAGCTCACCGGCCACGAGATGATGATCAACATTCACGAAGTTCTGAGCCCCGAGCTCTGCGCCACCTTGGTGGCCGAGAGCATCGCGCAGCAGCTCGAACGCCGCATGTCCTTCCGCCGCGTCATGAAGAAGGCCGTGCAGAACACCATGCGCCTCGGCGCCAAGGGTATCCGCCTTCGAGTGGCCGGCCGCTTGAACGGCGCGGAAATTGCCCGCTCCGAGAACACGGCCGAAGGCAGCGTTCCCTTGCACACCCTGCGGGCGAACATCGACTACGGCGTGGCCACGGCCCACACGACCTACGGCTGCATTGGCGTCAAGTGCTGGATATACCAGGGCGACATGCTCCCCGGCGAGCGCGTGACAACGGTTGGCGGCGAACGTCCCGCGGGCCAGGCCGCTCCCGCGCAGGCACAGCGCCGCCCGAGCGGTGAGCGCCAGGGTGGTGAACGCCAGGGTGGCGGCGGCGGGCGCGGACCGCGCAAACGCAGCGAACAAGAGTAG
- the rplV gene encoding 50S ribosomal protein L22, translating to MAEATAKLSNLQMSARKVRLVADLMRGRKVADVRDVLQYTLKDPAKPLLKLLESAVANADYAAQEAHASVDTDQMIIKRIVVNEGRTLYRFQPAPRGRAARTRTRSSHVEIQISDK from the coding sequence ATGGCAGAAGCAACAGCCAAACTTTCGAATTTACAGATGTCCGCGCGCAAAGTGCGCCTGGTGGCGGATCTCATGCGCGGCCGCAAGGTGGCCGACGTGCGGGACGTGCTCCAGTACACGCTGAAGGATCCGGCCAAGCCGCTGTTGAAACTGCTTGAATCCGCCGTCGCCAACGCGGACTACGCGGCCCAGGAAGCCCACGCGAGCGTGGACACGGACCAGATGATCATCAAACGTATTGTGGTAAATGAAGGCCGGACGCTGTATCGGTTTCAGCCCGCGCCGCGCGGCCGCGCCGCCCGCACTCGCACGCGCAGCAGCCACGTTGAAATCCAGATCTCGGATAAGTAG
- the rpsS gene encoding 30S ribosomal protein S19 has protein sequence MSRSVKKGFFADEHLLKKVDTQQRSGDRKVIKTWSRRSTVIPDMVGLTIAIHNGKSHLPVFITENMVGHKLGEFAPTRTFRGHKK, from the coding sequence GTGTCGCGTTCAGTCAAGAAAGGCTTCTTCGCCGACGAGCACCTGCTCAAGAAAGTTGACACCCAGCAGCGCTCCGGCGACCGCAAGGTCATCAAGACGTGGTCCCGGCGTTCGACGGTCATCCCCGACATGGTGGGCCTGACGATAGCGATTCACAACGGCAAGAGCCACCTTCCGGTGTTCATCACCGAGAACATGGTGGGCCACAAGCTGGGCGAATTTGCGCCGACACGGACTTTCCGCGGCCACAAGAAATAA
- the rplB gene encoding 50S ribosomal protein L2: MPVKRFRPYTPSRREMTVADFSVVTKTTPEKSLTEPNHKSGGRNNLGRVTMRRRGGGHKRLYRVIDYRRNKDGIPARVASIEYDPNRTAYIALLVYADGEKRYIIAPEGLQVGKTLNSGEKTDFEVGNCMTLNNMPLGTNVHNVELTPGKGGQIARSAGNGCQLLAKEGRYVVLRLPSGEMRRVLSNCRAVVGEVSNEEHTNINLGKAGRKRWLGRRPKVRGVAMNPVDHPHGGGEGRTSGGRHPVSPWGTPAKGYKTRSKKHRSNKYIIRRRNA, encoded by the coding sequence ATGCCAGTAAAGCGATTCAGACCCTATACGCCATCGCGGCGCGAGATGACCGTCGCCGATTTCTCCGTCGTAACCAAGACCACGCCGGAAAAGAGCCTGACGGAGCCGAACCACAAGTCCGGCGGCCGCAACAACCTGGGCCGCGTGACCATGCGCCGGCGCGGCGGCGGGCACAAGCGCCTCTACCGCGTTATCGACTATCGCCGCAACAAGGACGGCATCCCCGCCCGCGTGGCCTCGATCGAGTACGATCCCAACCGCACGGCCTATATCGCCCTGCTGGTCTACGCGGACGGCGAGAAGCGGTACATCATCGCGCCCGAAGGCCTCCAGGTCGGGAAGACGCTGAACAGCGGCGAGAAGACCGACTTCGAAGTCGGCAACTGCATGACGCTGAACAACATGCCCCTGGGTACCAACGTGCACAACGTGGAGTTGACCCCCGGCAAGGGTGGACAGATTGCCCGCTCCGCCGGCAACGGCTGCCAGCTTCTGGCGAAGGAAGGCCGCTACGTGGTGTTGCGCCTCCCCTCGGGCGAGATGCGCCGCGTGTTGAGCAACTGCCGGGCCGTGGTTGGCGAGGTGAGCAACGAAGAGCACACCAACATCAACCTGGGCAAGGCGGGCCGCAAGCGCTGGCTGGGTCGCCGTCCCAAGGTTCGCGGCGTGGCCATGAACCCGGTGGATCACCCCCACGGCGGCGGCGAAGGCCGCACCTCGGGTGGTCGCCACCCGGTGAGCCCCTGGGGCACGCCGGCCAAGGGCTACAAGACCCGCTCCAAGAAACACCGTTCGAACAAGTACATCATCAGGCGCCGCAACGCCTGA
- the rplW gene encoding 50S ribosomal protein L23, translated as MSSLSPYQIVKRPIITEESQIQTSKGPNYTFAVAPGANKHQIREAIEAIFPDIKVVRVNTMNYSGKIKRQLGARKTGRKSDWKKAIVTLRDGDSIEMI; from the coding sequence ATGAGCAGCCTTTCCCCCTATCAGATTGTGAAGCGGCCCATCATCACCGAAGAGTCGCAGATCCAGACGTCCAAGGGTCCGAACTACACGTTCGCCGTGGCGCCCGGAGCGAACAAGCACCAGATCCGCGAGGCCATCGAGGCCATTTTCCCGGACATCAAGGTGGTTCGCGTGAATACGATGAACTACAGCGGCAAGATCAAGCGCCAGCTCGGCGCCCGCAAGACGGGCCGCAAGTCCGACTGGAAAAAAGCCATCGTCACCCTGCGTGACGGCGACAGCATCGAAATGATCTAA
- the rplD gene encoding 50S ribosomal protein L4, which yields MASLKIVNIRGEEQGHVEASDTVFNAEANETLVHDVVVALQANRRQGTHKTKTRKDVSGGGAKPFRQKGTGRARQGSSREPQMRGGGTVHGPVPRNYRHDVSKQVRRQALCCALSARARNERLSVLKGMNFEGIKTKPVAEMLDQVSREGRKTLLVTADYDHAFLLSARNIARMTVRTAAEVNTLDVLAAVRVVVQEEALAKLEERLA from the coding sequence ATGGCGTCCTTGAAGATTGTCAACATTCGCGGTGAAGAGCAGGGCCATGTTGAGGCCAGCGACACCGTGTTCAACGCCGAGGCCAACGAGACCCTCGTCCATGACGTGGTCGTGGCGCTCCAGGCGAATCGCCGCCAGGGCACGCACAAGACGAAGACCCGCAAGGATGTCAGCGGCGGCGGGGCCAAGCCTTTCCGCCAGAAGGGCACCGGCCGGGCGCGTCAGGGCAGCAGCCGCGAACCCCAGATGCGGGGCGGCGGCACGGTTCACGGTCCCGTACCGCGGAACTACCGCCACGACGTGTCCAAGCAGGTCCGCCGCCAGGCGCTCTGCTGCGCGCTCAGCGCGCGCGCCCGCAACGAGCGGCTCAGCGTGCTGAAGGGCATGAACTTCGAAGGCATCAAGACCAAGCCGGTTGCCGAGATGCTCGACCAGGTATCGCGCGAGGGCCGCAAGACCCTCCTGGTTACCGCTGACTACGATCACGCGTTTCTGCTTTCGGCGCGCAACATCGCCCGGATGACCGTCCGCACGGCGGCCGAAGTGAACACGCTCGACGTGCTCGCCGCCGTCCGCGTGGTGGTGCAGGAAGAGGCGCTGGCCAAACTTGAGGAGCGCCTCGCATGA
- the rplC gene encoding 50S ribosomal protein L3, producing the protein MVNGLLGRKLGMTRVFTEDGRWVSVTLVEAGPCTVIQKKTQDSDGYDAVQVGYGEVKESRLNKPVTGHFAKAGQAPKRILKEFRVAADSALNVGDEIRNDIFKAGDRVDICGTSKGKGFAGVIKRHGMAGGPGGHGSHFHRAPGSIGQSADPSKVYKGKRLPGRMGNVQRTTQNVEIVDVDAEKNLILLRGPVPGANGGLVVVKLSTKGAK; encoded by the coding sequence ATGGTAAATGGACTGTTAGGGCGAAAGCTGGGCATGACCCGGGTATTCACCGAAGACGGGCGCTGGGTTAGCGTTACGCTCGTTGAGGCGGGCCCGTGTACCGTTATCCAGAAGAAGACCCAGGACTCCGACGGCTACGACGCTGTCCAGGTTGGCTATGGCGAAGTTAAGGAATCGCGGCTGAACAAGCCGGTGACCGGTCACTTTGCGAAAGCGGGCCAGGCACCGAAGCGCATCCTCAAAGAGTTCCGCGTGGCGGCCGATTCGGCCCTGAACGTCGGCGACGAAATCCGCAATGATATTTTCAAGGCGGGCGACCGGGTCGACATCTGCGGCACGAGCAAGGGTAAAGGCTTTGCCGGCGTAATCAAGCGCCACGGCATGGCCGGCGGCCCCGGCGGCCACGGCTCCCACTTCCACCGGGCACCCGGCTCCATCGGCCAGAGTGCGGACCCCTCGAAGGTCTACAAGGGCAAGCGCCTTCCCGGCCGTATGGGTAACGTGCAGCGCACGACCCAGAACGTCGAGATTGTGGATGTCGACGCGGAAAAGAACTTGATCCTGCTTCGCGGGCCGGTACCCGGCGCCAATGGGGGCCTGGTGGTCGTGAAGCTCAGCACGAAAGGAGCCAAATAA
- the rpsJ gene encoding 30S ribosomal protein S10 produces the protein MAASHKIRIKLRAYDHRLLDQSAQEIVAAAQRTGADVNGPIPLPTDMTKYTVLRGPHIDKKSREQFESRTHKRLMDIVNPTASTVDALMKLVLPAGVDVEIKQ, from the coding sequence ATGGCTGCCAGCCACAAGATTAGAATTAAATTACGGGCCTACGACCACCGGTTGTTGGACCAGTCCGCGCAGGAAATTGTCGCGGCGGCCCAGCGCACGGGTGCGGACGTGAACGGACCGATCCCGCTGCCGACCGACATGACCAAGTATACGGTGCTGCGCGGCCCCCACATTGACAAGAAATCCCGTGAACAGTTCGAAAGCCGGACCCACAAGCGCCTTATGGATATCGTAAACCCCACGGCCTCCACCGTGGACGCGCTGATGAAACTGGTGTTGCCGGCTGGCGTGGACGTGGAAATCAAGCAATAG